One Rhodospirillaceae bacterium genomic region harbors:
- a CDS encoding tetraacyldisaccharide 4'-kinase, giving the protein MQAPGFWQSGKGGFLAQLLAPLGWAYGFATKTKMATTKPWKSPIPVLCVGNLTAGGAGKTPVALDLGKRLISKGKTVHFLSRGYGGNEKGPLLVDPEIHDHFRVGDEPLLLAALAPTWVSGSRKSGCMAAAQAGADLIIMDDGFQNPYIHKDFSTIVVDGGYGFGNAKMIPAGPLRESIADGLARANACVVIGEDTSGALHSISDCGLSPLRARFAADTQSKSELTGPVVAFAGIGRPDKFFETVSQMGHNIASVIPFPDHHPYNNADIATLRNIATKAGAGLITTQKDEQRLPASFMDEVSVVTVSLEWTDEGALEALLDGICNA; this is encoded by the coding sequence ATGCAAGCCCCCGGCTTTTGGCAATCAGGGAAAGGTGGTTTTCTGGCGCAATTACTTGCTCCGCTAGGCTGGGCTTATGGATTTGCGACAAAAACCAAAATGGCGACGACCAAGCCCTGGAAATCCCCCATCCCTGTCCTTTGTGTTGGCAATCTAACAGCGGGTGGAGCCGGGAAAACCCCGGTCGCACTTGATTTGGGCAAACGCCTGATATCAAAAGGCAAGACCGTACATTTCCTGTCGCGCGGCTATGGGGGCAATGAAAAAGGCCCACTACTGGTCGATCCGGAAATCCATGACCATTTCAGGGTCGGCGATGAACCGCTGTTACTAGCGGCTCTTGCCCCAACCTGGGTTTCCGGGTCCCGAAAATCCGGATGCATGGCTGCGGCACAGGCAGGGGCTGATCTGATCATCATGGATGACGGATTTCAAAATCCATATATCCATAAAGATTTTTCCACCATTGTTGTTGATGGTGGTTATGGCTTCGGCAACGCCAAAATGATTCCGGCAGGCCCCCTACGCGAAAGCATTGCCGATGGTTTGGCCCGCGCCAATGCTTGCGTTGTGATCGGAGAAGATACATCGGGCGCACTGCATTCAATTTCAGACTGCGGATTATCTCCACTCAGGGCCAGATTTGCCGCAGATACGCAAAGCAAAAGCGAACTGACGGGACCGGTTGTCGCCTTCGCCGGCATTGGTCGGCCGGATAAATTTTTTGAAACTGTTTCCCAAATGGGCCATAACATCGCTTCGGTCATTCCGTTTCCTGACCATCACCCTTATAACAACGCCGATATCGCAACCTTGCGAAATATTGCGACGAAGGCAGGAGCAGGGTTGATAACCACCCAAAAAGATGAACAGCGACTACCTGCTTCATTTATGGATGAAGTGAGCGTTGTCACCGTCTCTCTTGAATGGACGGATGAGGGGGCGCTGGAAGCCTTGCTGGATGGAATCTGTAATGCTTAA
- the purD gene encoding phosphoribosylamine--glycine ligase, with protein MKVLVVGSGGREHSLCWAIAKSPKCDELFCAPGNAGIDGIAICVDIGADDIDALVGFTTDNAIDFVVVGPEAPLVDGLVDRLNEAGIPAFGPSAAAAALEGSKGFMKDLSAKYNIPSAEYGRFDEPDAAKEFILRHGTPIVVKADGLAAGKGVIICQNKNEAYAAVDHIMTERAFGGAGAEVIIEEFMEGEEASFFVLCDGINAVALRSAQDHKAAFDGDEGPNTGGMGAYTPAPVVDDAMAARIMDEIITPTIKAMAAEGKPYKGVLYAGLMITSTGPKLIEFNVRFGDPECQPLMLALKSDILTALIASADGTLDKIKLKWHDEATLIVVMATNGYPGRYEKGSVIKGVGEANAMDDVFVFHAGTKADNGALLANGGRVLGITTKAKTVAQAQKLAYKAVAKIDWPEGFNRTDIGWRAAKR; from the coding sequence ATGAAGGTTTTGGTTGTCGGTTCTGGTGGTCGTGAGCATTCCTTATGCTGGGCCATCGCCAAGTCGCCAAAGTGCGACGAACTGTTTTGCGCACCCGGTAACGCCGGAATTGATGGCATTGCCATCTGTGTCGATATCGGCGCCGATGACATTGACGCCCTTGTCGGTTTCACAACCGATAACGCCATCGACTTTGTCGTCGTCGGCCCCGAAGCGCCGCTGGTTGATGGTCTGGTCGACAGACTGAATGAAGCCGGCATCCCGGCCTTTGGCCCAAGCGCCGCCGCGGCAGCCCTGGAAGGCTCAAAAGGCTTCATGAAGGATTTATCGGCCAAATACAATATCCCGAGCGCCGAATACGGACGTTTTGACGAGCCGGACGCAGCCAAGGAATTCATCCTGCGCCACGGCACGCCGATTGTCGTCAAAGCCGACGGATTGGCCGCCGGAAAGGGCGTAATCATCTGCCAGAACAAGAATGAGGCCTACGCCGCTGTTGATCACATTATGACAGAGCGCGCCTTCGGCGGGGCTGGCGCGGAAGTCATCATCGAGGAATTCATGGAGGGTGAGGAAGCCAGTTTCTTCGTTCTTTGCGATGGGATCAACGCCGTCGCCCTTAGATCGGCACAGGACCACAAGGCCGCCTTCGATGGCGATGAAGGCCCCAATACCGGCGGTATGGGTGCCTATACCCCGGCCCCGGTCGTCGACGACGCCATGGCTGCCCGAATCATGGATGAAATCATCACCCCGACGATCAAGGCGATGGCGGCGGAAGGCAAACCGTACAAAGGGGTTCTGTACGCTGGCCTGATGATCACCAGTACGGGGCCAAAACTGATCGAATTCAACGTCCGTTTCGGTGACCCGGAATGTCAGCCCCTGATGCTGGCGCTGAAATCCGATATCCTGACAGCGCTGATCGCCAGTGCCGATGGCACACTCGATAAAATCAAGTTGAAATGGCATGACGAAGCCACCCTGATCGTTGTTATGGCAACCAATGGCTATCCCGGTCGATATGAGAAAGGCAGCGTAATAAAAGGTGTCGGGGAAGCAAACGCCATGGATGATGTCTTTGTCTTCCACGCCGGCACAAAGGCCGACAACGGCGCATTGCTGGCCAATGGAGGACGGGTGCTGGGCATTACGACGAAAGCCAAAACCGTCGCCCAGGCACAAAAACTGGCTTACAAGGCGGTCGCCAAAATAGACTGGCCGGAAGGCTTCAACCGAACCGACATCGGCTGGCGCGCGGCCAAACGTTAA
- a CDS encoding PAS domain-containing protein, with the protein MSEAQHPKKTYFSTNFSTILLVLTGLIGALLVFNWSAKEQQQHAQKNFEDLSQQVAVSLERQFRRSEDALTSIVAFFAGSNNVKRAQFRTFVSRAMSDYVGIQALEWIPRVSSMARNTYERAARQNGLENFSFRQIGDGGMVTATRRAEYYPVFYVEPFIGNQKALGFDLASNPVRKAALEKARDTGMTVSSARIALVQETAKQAGVLVFAPMYGTGNPPLSIKDRRSTVSGFALGVFRIGDLLDASISKTARQSELIIALYDVSDTKNLQPLHLVGVESNAPWPEMADLVAAQYFEKTHDFGGRQWRLVIAPKSGQIAIEQPWIPWLAASVIFLILVLISFYVQLIVRRREFAENLVKESTRELDFQKLALDEHAIVSITDVKGNITYANDAFCEISGFTRAELLGKNHRIIKSDEHSPEFYNDLWQSITKGKIWHGELKNLKKGGGYYWIKATIVPFLDERGKPFQYVAIRTDITERKKAEDTLYETTDRLLSSQQIAHVGSWDWDITGGELSWTDEIYNIVGRMRSGFEATYENFLECIHPDDRGLVASAVAQAVEKDTPYDIEHRVVHPDGSTRFVHEKGRVYRDDEGAPVRMLGIVHDITERTLLDKAKNEFISTVSHELRTPLTSIKGSLGLIKSGTIGELPEKMQSMLHIAYNNSDRLVLLINDILDMEKIKAGKMDFHMQPTDIVSLVEEAMDANKGYGDEHGVTFTCQDCDQNMLVQGDKDRLMQALSNIMSNAAKFSISGEQVELSIKRQDKTIRIAVKDTGQGIPEEFRDAIFDKFSQADSSDTRQKGGTGLGLSITKAIVERHEGVIYFDTETGKGTTFYIDLPELEGPGVQTETNGVGQCRILICEDESDIATLLEMMLEKAGYRTHTARTAAQARQMLEQENFNAMTLDLNLPDQDGISLIQELRNEPKTQNLPIIVVSATAGEGKRELNGDAVGLIDWIQKPIDMPLLVKRVGEALQHSSGIRPRILHVEDDESIIKIISSLIDDTGDVVAAMTIKEARDRLEKEIFDLVILDLALPDGDGGELLPLLNKPGRASVPVIVFSAGDVSRKTAQSISAALVKSQTSNDELLSTIRSVIETRQVAI; encoded by the coding sequence TTGTCTGAAGCTCAACATCCCAAAAAAACATATTTTTCCACCAATTTTTCAACGATCCTTCTCGTCCTGACTGGATTGATCGGCGCCCTGCTTGTCTTTAACTGGTCGGCTAAAGAGCAGCAGCAACATGCCCAGAAAAATTTTGAAGACCTGAGCCAACAAGTTGCAGTATCTCTTGAAAGGCAATTCAGGCGTAGTGAAGACGCCTTGACATCAATCGTTGCCTTCTTCGCCGGGTCCAACAATGTAAAACGCGCCCAGTTTCGTACCTTCGTCTCCAGGGCCATGTCGGATTACGTTGGCATTCAGGCGCTTGAGTGGATACCGCGGGTATCAAGCATGGCCCGGAATACCTACGAGCGGGCGGCTCGACAAAACGGATTGGAAAATTTCTCATTTCGCCAAATAGGTGATGGCGGCATGGTCACGGCGACAAGACGAGCCGAATATTATCCGGTCTTTTACGTTGAGCCATTTATCGGCAATCAGAAGGCGTTGGGTTTTGATCTTGCATCCAATCCCGTTCGCAAAGCAGCGCTGGAAAAAGCCCGCGACACAGGCATGACGGTCTCCAGCGCCCGAATTGCACTGGTTCAGGAAACCGCCAAGCAGGCCGGGGTCCTTGTCTTCGCGCCCATGTATGGCACTGGTAACCCACCCCTGAGCATCAAGGACAGACGCAGTACCGTTAGTGGTTTCGCCCTTGGCGTATTTCGTATTGGCGATCTTCTGGATGCTTCGATTTCAAAAACCGCACGGCAAAGTGAACTCATTATCGCCCTTTATGATGTCTCGGATACGAAAAATCTTCAGCCCCTTCATCTGGTCGGTGTCGAAAGTAACGCGCCCTGGCCGGAAATGGCGGATCTGGTCGCCGCACAGTATTTCGAGAAAACCCACGATTTTGGCGGCCGGCAGTGGCGACTGGTCATAGCCCCGAAATCCGGCCAAATAGCTATCGAGCAACCCTGGATACCTTGGCTTGCTGCGTCCGTGATCTTTCTTATCCTGGTCCTGATCAGCTTCTACGTTCAACTGATTGTGCGCCGCAGGGAGTTCGCCGAAAATCTGGTAAAGGAAAGCACCCGCGAGCTGGATTTTCAAAAACTGGCGCTCGATGAACACGCCATCGTCAGCATCACCGATGTGAAGGGCAACATTACTTATGCCAATGATGCATTTTGCGAAATCAGTGGCTTTACACGTGCGGAGCTGTTGGGGAAAAACCACCGCATCATCAAATCCGATGAACATTCGCCGGAATTTTATAACGACCTATGGCAATCCATAACCAAAGGGAAAATCTGGCACGGCGAATTAAAGAACCTTAAGAAAGGCGGTGGATATTACTGGATCAAGGCGACCATCGTTCCCTTCCTCGACGAACGGGGCAAACCCTTCCAGTATGTGGCCATCCGCACTGACATTACCGAACGCAAAAAGGCGGAGGATACCCTTTATGAAACAACCGACCGCCTGTTAAGCTCGCAACAGATCGCGCATGTCGGTTCGTGGGATTGGGACATCACAGGTGGTGAGCTTTCCTGGACCGACGAAATCTACAATATTGTCGGACGTATGCGCTCTGGCTTTGAGGCGACTTACGAGAATTTCCTTGAATGCATCCATCCCGATGACCGCGGTCTTGTAGCATCCGCCGTCGCTCAAGCCGTTGAAAAAGATACACCTTATGATATCGAACACCGGGTCGTGCATCCCGACGGAAGCACCCGCTTTGTTCACGAAAAGGGCCGGGTTTACCGCGATGATGAAGGTGCCCCCGTGCGGATGCTTGGTATTGTTCACGATATTACCGAACGGACCTTGCTTGATAAGGCCAAGAACGAGTTTATCTCGACGGTCAGTCACGAACTGCGCACACCATTGACGTCAATCAAAGGATCGCTTGGCTTGATCAAGTCCGGCACCATTGGCGAGTTGCCTGAAAAGATGCAATCGATGTTGCACATCGCCTACAACAATTCTGACCGGCTGGTGTTGCTCATCAACGACATCCTTGATATGGAAAAAATCAAGGCTGGCAAAATGGACTTCCACATGCAACCAACCGATATTGTTTCCTTGGTTGAAGAAGCGATGGATGCCAACAAGGGATACGGTGACGAACACGGCGTCACATTCACCTGCCAGGATTGTGATCAGAACATGCTGGTGCAAGGTGACAAGGACCGCTTGATGCAGGCCCTTTCCAACATTATGTCAAATGCCGCCAAATTTTCGATAAGCGGCGAGCAAGTAGAACTATCAATAAAGCGTCAGGACAAGACCATTCGTATCGCCGTGAAGGATACCGGCCAGGGTATTCCCGAAGAATTCAGGGATGCAATCTTCGATAAATTTTCCCAGGCAGACTCCTCTGACACCCGACAGAAAGGTGGAACCGGGTTGGGTCTCAGTATCACCAAGGCGATTGTTGAACGTCATGAAGGAGTGATTTATTTCGACACCGAAACCGGCAAAGGAACAACTTTTTACATCGATCTTCCCGAGCTTGAAGGGCCCGGTGTGCAAACAGAAACTAATGGCGTTGGACAATGTCGTATTCTGATCTGTGAAGACGAGAGCGACATCGCGACATTGCTTGAAATGATGCTGGAAAAGGCGGGATACAGAACCCATACCGCCAGAACAGCAGCCCAGGCAAGACAGATGCTTGAACAGGAAAATTTCAATGCAATGACCCTTGATCTCAATCTCCCCGATCAGGACGGCATTTCCTTGATTCAGGAATTAAGAAACGAGCCGAAAACACAAAACCTGCCTATCATCGTCGTCTCGGCAACAGCGGGCGAAGGGAAACGGGAATTAAACGGTGACGCGGTAGGGCTCATCGACTGGATACAAAAACCCATTGATATGCCGCTTCTTGTCAAGCGGGTGGGCGAGGCACTTCAGCATTCTTCAGGGATCAGGCCCCGAATTTTGCATGTGGAAGACGACGAGAGCATCATTAAGATCATCTCTTCCCTTATCGATGACACAGGGGATGTGGTGGCTGCGATGACCATCAAAGAGGCCAGGGATCGGCTGGAAAAAGAAATCTTTGACCTTGTCATCCTTGATCTCGCCCTGCCCGATGGTGATGGTGGCGAGCTTCTTCCCCTGTTAAACAAACCTGGCCGGGCATCGGTCCCGGTGATTGTTTTTTCAGCGGGGGATGTTTCGCGCAAAACAGCCCAAAGCATCAGTGCAGCCCTGGTTAAATCTCAAACATCCAACGATGAACTCCTGAGCACGATCCGCTCCGTGATCGAGACAAGACAGGTCGCCATCTAA
- a CDS encoding altronate dehydratase, giving the protein MTAKTSIQLSEKDNVAVVPVEVAKDEYIEPAGIIACQLIPRGHKLALEAIEQGQAVLKYGQIIGFASVPIAAGEHVHVHNVSMGDFERDYAYGEAAVDSEMVPGAERATFEGYRREDGKVGTRNYIGIVTSVNCSATVAKHIAREIEKCGILDDYPNVDGIVPIVHGAGCCTATDDEGFNMLQRTIWGHARHANFSSVLMLGLGCEANQIPLMLDVMGKPAEETFHYTTIQQEGGTRKTVEEAVSWFQSILPRANAARRESVPASELTVALQCGGSDGYSGITANPALGIAIDHLVRHGGSGVLAETPEIYGAEHLLTRRASSRDVGEKLIERIHWWEDYAAKNGGNMNNNPTPGNKAGGLTTILEKSLGAVAKGGSTNLVGVYKYAEPITTKGFAFMDSPGYDPASITGEVASGCNLVAFTTGRGSVYGNKPVPSLKLATNTPMYDHMSEDMDINCGTIVDGTQSLEEVGESIFKKLLAVASGEKTKSEELDFGDAEFVPWQVGAQM; this is encoded by the coding sequence ATGACCGCCAAAACATCAATCCAGCTAAGCGAAAAAGACAACGTCGCTGTGGTGCCCGTCGAAGTCGCCAAGGATGAGTATATTGAACCGGCGGGAATTATCGCCTGCCAACTGATTCCGCGTGGTCACAAGTTGGCGTTGGAGGCAATAGAGCAGGGACAGGCGGTCCTTAAATACGGTCAGATTATCGGTTTTGCCTCGGTTCCCATTGCAGCGGGTGAACATGTCCATGTGCATAACGTTTCCATGGGGGATTTCGAGCGTGATTATGCTTACGGCGAAGCCGCCGTTGATAGCGAAATGGTTCCCGGGGCCGAGCGCGCCACCTTTGAAGGCTACCGCCGCGAAGACGGTAAAGTCGGCACCCGAAACTATATTGGCATCGTCACCTCGGTCAATTGCTCCGCCACCGTTGCCAAACACATCGCTCGCGAGATCGAAAAATGCGGCATTCTGGATGACTATCCCAATGTTGATGGCATTGTCCCCATTGTCCATGGCGCTGGTTGCTGTACCGCTACCGATGATGAAGGCTTTAACATGTTGCAACGGACCATTTGGGGGCACGCCAGACATGCCAACTTTTCTTCGGTGTTAATGCTCGGCCTGGGTTGCGAAGCCAATCAAATTCCCCTGATGCTGGATGTAATGGGCAAACCAGCGGAGGAAACCTTTCACTACACCACCATCCAGCAGGAAGGCGGAACCCGAAAGACTGTCGAGGAAGCGGTCAGCTGGTTTCAAAGCATTCTGCCGCGCGCCAACGCTGCGCGCCGTGAGAGCGTGCCCGCTTCGGAACTGACCGTGGCCCTTCAATGTGGTGGATCGGACGGATATTCGGGTATCACCGCGAACCCGGCGCTGGGCATCGCCATCGATCATCTTGTCCGCCATGGGGGCTCGGGAGTACTTGCCGAAACGCCTGAAATTTACGGTGCAGAACATCTGCTAACCCGGCGCGCCAGTTCCCGCGACGTCGGCGAAAAACTGATCGAACGCATCCACTGGTGGGAAGACTATGCCGCCAAAAATGGCGGCAACATGAATAACAACCCGACACCGGGCAACAAGGCCGGGGGGCTGACGACGATTCTTGAGAAATCCTTAGGGGCCGTCGCCAAGGGTGGTTCGACCAATCTTGTCGGTGTCTATAAATACGCCGAACCCATAACCACCAAAGGTTTCGCCTTTATGGACAGCCCCGGCTATGACCCGGCGTCGATCACCGGCGAAGTTGCCTCGGGCTGCAATCTTGTCGCCTTCACCACCGGCAGGGGATCGGTTTACGGTAACAAGCCGGTGCCATCCCTGAAACTGGCGACAAACACGCCCATGTACGATCATATGAGCGAAGACATGGACATCAATTGCGGCACCATCGTTGACGGCACCCAGAGCCTTGAAGAGGTCGGGGAGAGTATTTTCAAAAAATTACTGGCCGTGGCTTCGGGCGAAAAAACCAAATCCGAGGAACTTGACTTCGGCGACGCCGAATTTGTGCCCTGGCAGGTCGGCGCCCAGATGTAA
- a CDS encoding DUF1244 domain-containing protein, with translation MDDKTRTELEAAAFRGLAQHLGKRTDVQNIDLMNLAGFCRNCLSKWYMAAAKEHDIDMSYDEAREIVYGMTYDEWKRDYQSEASDEQKQLFQDTMPLHAEISGHNK, from the coding sequence ATGGACGATAAAACGCGCACCGAACTGGAAGCAGCCGCCTTTCGCGGCCTTGCCCAACACCTTGGCAAACGCACCGATGTACAAAACATCGACTTGATGAATTTGGCCGGATTCTGCCGTAACTGCCTGTCAAAATGGTATATGGCAGCAGCCAAAGAGCACGATATCGACATGTCCTACGACGAGGCTCGTGAAATCGTCTACGGCATGACCTACGATGAATGGAAGCGCGATTACCAAAGCGAAGCGTCCGACGAGCAAAAACAGCTATTCCAGGACACCATGCCCCTGCACGCAGAGATCAGCGGCCATAACAAATAA
- a CDS encoding M23 family metallopeptidase → MEGNFIQGGLVFGKTKPGNKVELDGKQLGLSSDGRFLIGFGRNAPEQVSLSITGGDGKTDRRTLSVSSRQYKVQRIDGLPSRKVTPKPEDVARIKADNAGIGRVRGLDTVDAYFAAGFIWPVTGPLSGVFGSQRILNGKPKNPHNGTDIAAPEGTIIKAPSDGQVALIKDDMFYTGKTLMLDHGLGLTSVYAHMSAILVKQGSMVKKGTPIGKVGKTGRVTGAHLHWGMTLGRTHLDPALIAGKMP, encoded by the coding sequence ATGGAAGGAAACTTTATCCAGGGCGGGCTCGTCTTTGGGAAAACAAAACCGGGAAACAAGGTCGAACTGGATGGCAAGCAATTGGGGCTTTCCAGCGATGGTCGTTTCCTCATCGGGTTTGGCCGCAACGCGCCGGAACAGGTGAGCTTAAGCATTACCGGTGGTGATGGTAAAACAGACCGTCGCACGCTCAGTGTTAGCAGTCGGCAATACAAGGTTCAGCGCATTGACGGACTGCCCTCAAGAAAAGTAACGCCTAAGCCTGAAGACGTGGCACGCATTAAGGCAGACAATGCGGGAATTGGCAGAGTCCGTGGGCTTGATACGGTTGATGCCTATTTCGCTGCAGGGTTTATATGGCCGGTGACGGGGCCGCTCTCAGGTGTTTTTGGATCTCAGCGAATATTAAACGGCAAACCGAAAAACCCCCACAACGGCACCGATATCGCGGCCCCGGAAGGAACCATCATCAAGGCTCCGTCTGATGGTCAGGTCGCTTTGATCAAAGATGACATGTTCTATACGGGCAAAACACTGATGCTCGATCACGGGCTTGGCTTGACCAGCGTCTACGCCCATATGAGCGCCATACTGGTCAAACAGGGATCGATGGTGAAAAAAGGAACACCGATTGGAAAAGTCGGTAAAACCGGGCGGGTCACAGGCGCACATTTGCATTGGGGCATGACATTGGGACGCACCCATCTTGATCCGGCCCTGATCGCCGGGAAGATGCCTTAA
- a CDS encoding lauroyl acyltransferase, which produces MLKRYLSHPLQGLAAQIFFALVQLLPIKWASACGGFLGRTIGPALSISKRARRNFAIAFPDITPEETENLVLDMWDNLGRTVMEYPLLNRIRVEGKQAHVELIGAQYLDLLREDDKPGLFFSGHLANWEIPAICVAKLGLTPHLIYRSPNNPYVEKLFQRRHLKDSTLIQKGSKGAKMALKALLAGGHLGMLIDQKMNDGIPVPLFGHDAMTAPALAQLALKFDCPVIPIKVERLQGLSFRVTCYPPLEIKPGSDKTADVLAITTQVNRTLENWIRENPAQWLWLHNRWPDDIS; this is translated from the coding sequence ATGCTTAAGCGCTATCTGTCCCATCCCTTACAGGGCCTGGCCGCACAGATTTTTTTCGCGCTGGTTCAATTGCTGCCGATCAAATGGGCATCGGCTTGTGGTGGCTTTCTGGGAAGAACCATCGGTCCCGCCTTAAGCATCTCGAAGCGGGCGCGACGAAACTTCGCCATCGCCTTTCCCGATATCACGCCCGAGGAAACCGAAAATCTGGTCCTCGACATGTGGGATAACCTGGGCCGTACGGTGATGGAATACCCGTTACTGAATCGTATTCGTGTCGAGGGAAAACAGGCCCATGTCGAACTGATCGGAGCCCAATACCTGGATTTGCTAAGGGAAGACGACAAACCCGGTCTTTTCTTTTCGGGCCATCTTGCGAATTGGGAAATTCCTGCCATTTGTGTGGCCAAGCTGGGCCTGACTCCACATCTTATTTACCGCTCGCCGAACAATCCTTACGTCGAGAAATTATTTCAAAGACGCCACCTCAAAGACAGCACCCTGATACAGAAGGGATCGAAAGGCGCCAAAATGGCCCTGAAGGCCCTGTTAGCGGGTGGCCACCTTGGCATGCTAATCGACCAGAAAATGAATGATGGTATCCCTGTCCCCTTGTTCGGCCACGACGCCATGACCGCCCCCGCCCTGGCTCAATTGGCGCTCAAATTTGATTGCCCGGTCATTCCCATTAAAGTTGAGCGTTTGCAGGGCTTGAGTTTCCGCGTCACTTGTTATCCACCGCTCGAAATCAAGCCCGGAAGTGACAAGACAGCCGACGTTCTGGCTATCACGACGCAGGTCAACCGGACGCTGGAAAACTGGATCCGCGAGAACCCCGCCCAATGGCTTTGGCTTCACAACCGTTGGCCCGATGATATCAGTTGA
- a CDS encoding exodeoxyribonuclease VII large subunit produces the protein MTEKKSLEESVHNLPELSVGELSQALKSTLEDRFPRVRVRGEITGFKRAASGHMYLRLKDDDAVLDGVCWRGTAGRLSIAPEDGMEVVATGRITAYGARSSYQIVIDSIELAGEGALLKLLQERRRKLAEEGLFDPERKSDLPFLPQVIGVVSSPTGAVIRDILHRLSDRFPVRVLLWPVLVQGDKAAAEISAAIDGFSALKQGGTVPRPDLLIVARGGGSLEDLMAFNEEQVVRAAANCTVPLISAVGHETDTTLIDFAADMRAPTPTAAAELAVPVRAELLAQVMDSGMRLVNVMNRSLNQHRTVLEGLVRGLPNLRRVVEDSSQRLDDWAERLTFSLRTGMASRRARLAETVAAIVKPGQRIDHARDRLDSTARAMRQGAKGVVLERKQKLAKASALLESFSYQRVLARGFALVSDTSDNALLAAADVKPGMDLQIQFHDGKVAANATGKAAKKPKKDDGKQGNLL, from the coding sequence ATGACTGAAAAGAAATCGCTTGAAGAATCTGTACATAATCTTCCGGAACTTTCGGTGGGTGAGCTGTCGCAAGCGCTGAAAAGTACGCTTGAGGACCGTTTTCCAAGGGTTCGGGTGCGCGGCGAGATTACCGGTTTTAAACGCGCCGCATCGGGGCACATGTATCTGCGCCTGAAGGATGACGACGCTGTGCTCGACGGTGTTTGCTGGCGTGGCACGGCGGGTCGTCTGTCAATTGCCCCCGAAGATGGCATGGAAGTGGTGGCGACGGGGCGGATTACCGCCTACGGTGCCCGCTCAAGCTATCAAATTGTTATTGATTCCATTGAGTTAGCGGGTGAAGGCGCGCTTCTTAAGCTGCTGCAGGAACGAAGGCGAAAACTCGCCGAAGAAGGATTATTCGACCCTGAGCGAAAAAGCGATTTGCCGTTTTTGCCACAAGTGATCGGCGTCGTCAGTTCGCCGACCGGCGCGGTCATTCGCGATATCCTGCACCGTTTGTCTGATCGTTTCCCGGTTCGGGTGTTGCTATGGCCGGTGCTGGTTCAGGGTGACAAGGCGGCGGCGGAAATAAGCGCCGCCATCGACGGTTTCAGCGCCTTGAAGCAAGGTGGCACGGTTCCCCGTCCTGATTTGTTGATTGTTGCGCGCGGCGGCGGCTCACTTGAAGATCTGATGGCCTTTAACGAAGAACAGGTGGTTCGCGCCGCCGCCAATTGCACCGTGCCGCTGATATCGGCCGTCGGCCATGAAACCGACACCACGCTGATTGATTTTGCCGCCGATATGCGGGCACCGACACCAACCGCGGCGGCAGAACTGGCGGTGCCGGTGCGGGCTGAATTGCTGGCCCAGGTCATGGACAGCGGTATGCGACTGGTCAATGTCATGAACCGTTCTCTTAACCAGCACAGGACTGTGCTTGAAGGACTGGTGCGGGGGTTACCGAATTTGCGCCGGGTTGTCGAAGACTCGTCCCAGCGTCTTGATGACTGGGCCGAGCGGTTGACGTTTAGCCTGCGCACCGGAATGGCAAGTCGCCGGGCTCGTCTTGCTGAAACGGTGGCGGCGATTGTCAAGCCGGGGCAACGCATTGATCATGCCCGGGACAGGCTGGACAGCACTGCGCGGGCCATGAGGCAAGGCGCAAAAGGCGTTGTTTTGGAACGAAAGCAAAAATTGGCGAAAGCATCGGCGTTGCTGGAAAGTTTCTCCTACCAGCGGGTGCTGGCAAGGGGCTTTGCGCTGGTTAGTGACACGTCAGATAATGCTCTTTTGGCGGCGGCCGATGTCAAACCCGGCATGGACCTGCAGATACAGTTTCATGATGGAAAAGTCGCGGCAAATGCGACGGGCAAGGCTGCAAAAAAACCCAAAAAAGATGACGGAAAACAAGGAAACCTGTTGTGA